In the Leptotrichia sp. oral taxon 212 genome, one interval contains:
- a CDS encoding gamma-glutamyl-gamma-aminobutyrate hydrolase family protein, translating to MKKPLIGITSSYEHNPESENAYKTSVSIDYSRAVMNAGGIPVVLPVHDNIEVIKEQISHLDGLLLSGGVDSDPALYGEDSLQEIGVISPERDKFEIMLLEEYLKTGKPILAICRGLQLVNIYFGGTLYQDIKYLDTQIQHKQKWHLYLPTHNIDILGKDNILYEIFGEKTRVNSFHHQMIKDLAEGLTPIAKSSDGVIEALQKKDHPFFYATQWHPEMMAVRGNDEMKKIFNKFVEACE from the coding sequence ATGAAAAAACCACTTATAGGAATAACTTCTTCCTATGAACATAACCCTGAATCAGAAAACGCTTATAAAACAAGTGTTTCTATAGATTATAGCCGTGCAGTCATGAATGCGGGAGGAATTCCTGTTGTTCTGCCTGTTCACGATAATATAGAAGTTATAAAAGAACAGATTTCACACCTTGACGGACTTCTTCTTTCAGGAGGAGTTGATTCTGACCCTGCTTTATATGGAGAAGACAGCTTACAGGAAATTGGAGTTATTTCACCTGAAAGGGATAAATTTGAAATCATGCTGCTGGAAGAATATTTAAAAACTGGTAAGCCAATTTTAGCAATATGCCGTGGATTACAGCTTGTAAATATATATTTTGGTGGTACCCTTTATCAGGATATAAAATATTTGGATACTCAGATTCAGCACAAACAGAAATGGCACCTCTATTTACCTACCCACAATATCGATATTCTTGGAAAAGATAATATTTTATACGAAATTTTTGGTGAAAAAACAAGGGTAAATTCCTTCCATCATCAGATGATAAAAGATTTAGCGGAAGGACTCACTCCTATTGCAAAATCTTCTGATGGTGTTATTGAAGCTCTTCAAAAAAAAGACCACCCTTTCTTTTATGCAACTCAGTGGCATCCGGAAATGATGGCTGTAAGAGGAAACGATGAAATGAAGAAAATTTTCAACAAGTTTGTGGAAGCTTGTGAGTAA
- the grpE gene encoding nucleotide exchange factor GrpE encodes MAEKEFDEKVELENENTETDNETKETVDENVDNKEETCEEKIAKLELEVQEWKNSYTRKLAEFQNFTKRKETEVSEMKKYASEGIIIKLLENIDNLERAENASVEAKNFDALVEGVNMILRNLKYMLSEEGVEEVEAGEGVKFNPYEHQAMMTEEKDGLDNDVIVQVFQKGYKLKGKVIRPAMVTVNKK; translated from the coding sequence ATGGCTGAAAAAGAGTTTGATGAAAAAGTAGAACTTGAAAACGAAAATACTGAAACAGATAATGAAACAAAAGAAACTGTAGATGAAAACGTTGATAATAAGGAAGAAACGTGTGAAGAAAAAATAGCAAAACTGGAACTGGAAGTTCAGGAATGGAAAAATTCTTACACAAGAAAGCTTGCAGAATTTCAAAACTTTACTAAAAGAAAGGAAACGGAAGTTTCTGAGATGAAAAAATATGCTTCAGAAGGAATAATAATAAAACTTCTTGAAAATATTGATAATCTGGAAAGAGCTGAAAATGCTTCTGTTGAAGCTAAAAACTTTGATGCTTTAGTTGAAGGTGTAAATATGATTTTAAGAAACTTAAAATACATGTTATCAGAAGAAGGTGTTGAAGAAGTTGAGGCAGGTGAAGGAGTAAAGTTTAATCCTTATGAACATCAGGCAATGATGACAGAAGAGAAAGATGGACTGGATAATGATGTTATCGTGCAAGTATTTCAAAAAGGTTATAAATTAAAAGGGAAGGTAATAAGACCGGCGATGGTGACGGTTAATAAGAAATAG
- a CDS encoding PTS system mannose/fructose/sorbose family transporter subunit IID, giving the protein MLQTITKEASILGMFVMGILVQRWTNIDFSIVISKVKMADGAFIKFPEGAVNGTQLQEVLTAMNKGVALSPDKVTTLQDNLNELVPGFAALLLTFLCMWLLKKKVNPIAIIFGLFAVGIIGHVVGIF; this is encoded by the coding sequence ATTCTTCAGACAATTACAAAAGAAGCATCAATACTTGGAATGTTCGTAATGGGAATTCTTGTTCAGCGTTGGACTAATATTGATTTCTCAATAGTTATCTCAAAAGTTAAAATGGCTGACGGTGCCTTCATTAAATTTCCTGAAGGTGCTGTAAATGGTACTCAGCTACAGGAAGTACTGACTGCCATGAATAAAGGAGTAGCTCTTTCACCTGATAAGGTAACTACTCTACAAGATAACTTAAATGAGCTTGTACCTGGATTTGCAGCATTACTGCTTACTTTCCTGTGTATGTGGCTTCTTAAGAAAAAAGTTAATCCTATCGCCATTATCTTTGGATTATTTGCAGTAGGTATTATAGGACATGTTGTTGGGATTTTCTAA
- a CDS encoding dipeptidase, whose product MFFDMHADLWTDNLWEYEKGKSDVIRRKYKDRFIEGGVFGGIFVIYLNTFKDSNPEETFFRSLRAMSEELYHARDLVHVIKNPEDFEKAKSQNKFATLLGIEGLPGIGSNLDYIYLLERMGIRHIGLTWNEQNAFATGQRGDKDRGLTDLGIKAVEIIENLGILLDLSHANDKTFWDVAKHAKKPFFASHSNSRTLCPAMRNLTDDQILCIGERNGMVGMNSYHGFVSDKEDEKNLDTLLNHMEYIAEKIGIDKVGFGFDFAEYYNVPGVDEDEGLKGVYDITEVKNVATALKKRGYSDEDIEKVSYRNFIAFFERIRNGIK is encoded by the coding sequence ATGTTTTTTGATATGCATGCAGATTTATGGACAGACAACCTGTGGGAATATGAAAAGGGGAAAAGTGATGTCATAAGAAGAAAATATAAAGACCGATTTATAGAAGGTGGTGTCTTTGGAGGCATTTTCGTAATATATCTTAATACTTTTAAAGATTCAAATCCTGAAGAAACTTTTTTCAGAAGCCTCCGTGCAATGAGCGAAGAGCTTTATCATGCAAGGGATTTAGTACATGTCATAAAAAATCCTGAAGACTTTGAAAAAGCGAAATCTCAAAATAAATTTGCTACACTTTTAGGAATCGAAGGACTTCCTGGAATTGGATCAAACCTTGACTATATTTATCTTCTTGAAAGAATGGGAATAAGACACATAGGACTTACATGGAATGAGCAGAATGCCTTTGCAACAGGGCAGAGAGGGGATAAAGACAGAGGATTGACTGATTTAGGTATAAAAGCTGTTGAAATTATTGAAAATCTGGGAATTCTTCTTGATCTTTCCCATGCAAATGATAAGACTTTCTGGGATGTTGCAAAACATGCGAAAAAACCTTTTTTTGCTTCACATTCCAACTCCAGAACTCTTTGCCCGGCAATGAGAAACCTGACCGATGACCAGATACTCTGCATAGGTGAAAGGAATGGAATGGTAGGAATGAACAGCTATCATGGATTTGTAAGTGACAAGGAAGATGAAAAAAATCTGGATACATTGCTGAATCATATGGAATATATTGCAGAAAAAATAGGAATTGATAAAGTCGGATTCGGCTTTGACTTCGCTGAATACTACAATGTACCTGGTGTAGATGAAGATGAAGGTCTGAAAGGCGTTTATGACATTACGGAAGTAAAAAATGTAGCAACAGCCTTGAAAAAACGTGGATATTCAGATGAAGACATTGAAAAAGTATCATACAGGAACTTTATTGCTTTCTTTGAAAGAATAAGAAATGGCATTAAATAA
- a CDS encoding LD-carboxypeptidase produces the protein MIFPEPLRKGDNIFLFCPSSPIVPEEDIEKCKKVIVDLGFNPVIGKSLYENYGGYMAGKAEIRIKDLHEAFSRKDIKGIFCVKGGYSASQLLDKIDYELIRNNPKVFVGYSDVTNLHIAFNQKCNLGTYHGPMVKSNMINDFNDYTKSSFFKALEKQEWKYEEPENMPLSILTKGNASSDIVSGVLTGGNLAIIVTTLGTEYEINTKDKILFLEDVDEETGSLNRMLTHLKYAGKLDDCKAVVFGNFAACKNTYTKENQHYDLMELLKDFFANYDKPVIYGMESGHKKPYMFTLPLGAECSINLQNREIFFEK, from the coding sequence ATGATATTTCCTGAACCATTAAGAAAAGGGGATAATATATTCTTATTCTGTCCTTCTTCGCCTATAGTTCCTGAAGAGGATATTGAAAAATGTAAAAAAGTTATAGTAGATTTAGGATTTAATCCTGTCATTGGAAAAAGTTTGTATGAAAACTACGGAGGATACATGGCAGGAAAGGCTGAAATCCGTATTAAAGATTTACATGAAGCTTTTTCACGAAAGGATATTAAAGGAATATTCTGTGTAAAGGGCGGTTATTCAGCTTCACAGCTTTTAGATAAAATCGACTATGAGCTGATAAGAAATAATCCTAAAGTTTTTGTAGGATACAGCGATGTCACAAACCTTCACATTGCATTCAATCAGAAATGTAATCTGGGAACTTACCATGGACCAATGGTAAAATCAAATATGATAAACGACTTCAATGACTATACAAAATCTTCTTTTTTTAAAGCCTTGGAGAAGCAAGAATGGAAATATGAAGAACCTGAAAATATGCCACTCTCCATTCTTACAAAAGGAAATGCATCTTCCGATATTGTTAGCGGTGTCCTTACAGGAGGAAATCTGGCAATTATAGTAACCACTCTGGGCACTGAGTACGAAATAAATACTAAAGATAAAATACTGTTTCTGGAAGATGTCGATGAAGAAACAGGTTCCCTGAACAGAATGCTTACCCACCTGAAATATGCAGGTAAACTTGATGACTGTAAGGCAGTTGTTTTTGGAAATTTTGCGGCATGTAAAAATACATATACTAAAGAAAATCAGCATTATGACCTGATGGAACTTTTAAAGGATTTTTTTGCCAACTATGACAAACCTGTTATTTATGGAATGGAATCAGGACATAAAAAACCATATATGTTTACATTGCCTTTAGGTGCAGAGTGCAGCATAAATCTTCAGAACAGGGAAATATTTTTTGAAAAGTAG
- a CDS encoding dihydroxyacetone kinase subunit L, protein MNRDDIKLITENIFKLVKENRDYLLDLDSQFGDGDLGISMVQGFSGLKDYLETSEERDLGKLFFKMGMVFNESAPSSLGTIISFWLLGIGGSLKGKEDADKNEMKIALENGISKLKERANSKENEKTILDSFSPATKVFEKNVDEEKTISEILKETYEAALKGSEATKNMMAVHGRAAYHGEKTIGHVDGGSYVGKLIFEGIYNYYKEK, encoded by the coding sequence ATGAATAGAGATGATATTAAATTAATTACAGAAAATATATTCAAGTTAGTAAAAGAAAATAGAGATTACTTGCTTGATTTAGACAGCCAATTTGGAGATGGAGATTTAGGCATATCAATGGTTCAAGGATTTTCTGGATTAAAAGATTATTTAGAAACTTCTGAAGAAAGGGATTTAGGGAAATTATTTTTTAAGATGGGAATGGTTTTTAATGAGTCTGCTCCTTCTTCATTAGGAACAATTATTTCATTTTGGTTATTAGGAATAGGTGGAAGCCTTAAAGGAAAAGAGGATGCGGATAAAAATGAGATGAAAATAGCATTGGAAAACGGAATTAGCAAGTTAAAAGAAAGAGCAAACTCAAAAGAAAATGAGAAAACGATTTTAGATTCATTTTCTCCTGCTACAAAAGTTTTTGAGAAAAATGTAGATGAGGAGAAAACAATATCGGAAATTTTAAAAGAAACATATGAAGCTGCGTTAAAAGGAAGTGAAGCAACAAAAAATATGATGGCAGTTCATGGAAGAGCAGCATACCATGGAGAAAAAACAATAGGACATGTAGACGGAGGCTCTTATGTTGGCAAGCTGATATTTGAAGGAATCTATAATTACTATAAAGAAAAATAG
- a CDS encoding dihydroxyacetone kinase subunit DhaK, whose product MKKIINEPENFVKEMIEGIVAAHSDKIQLLNDDIRVLVRKDNPKRNKVGIVTAGGSGHLPTFLGYVGEGMLDGCAIGNVFASPSSQKMFDMIKACDFGKGVLCLYGNYGGDKMNFSMACELADFEDIKTANVLVKDDVASAPYEKKDTRRGVAGMLYAYKIAGAAADEGLELSEVAEITQHALENIKTMGVALSPCIVPEVGKPTFSIEENKIEIGMGIHGEQGIEVRDMLKADEIADLIFSKINEELALKSEDEVSVTVNGLGATPLEELYIVYNRIYKILKEKNVKIIKPHIGEFATSMEMGGLSITIFKLNEKTKKLLLKEAITPFYTNVNK is encoded by the coding sequence ATGAAGAAAATAATAAATGAACCTGAAAATTTTGTAAAAGAAATGATAGAAGGAATAGTAGCTGCTCATAGTGATAAAATACAGTTGTTGAATGACGATATCAGGGTATTAGTAAGAAAGGATAATCCTAAAAGAAATAAAGTAGGAATTGTTACTGCAGGAGGAAGCGGACATCTTCCAACATTTTTAGGATATGTAGGAGAAGGAATGCTTGATGGATGTGCAATAGGAAATGTATTTGCTTCACCCTCATCCCAGAAAATGTTTGATATGATAAAAGCGTGTGATTTTGGAAAAGGAGTTTTATGTCTTTATGGAAATTATGGGGGAGACAAGATGAATTTTAGTATGGCATGTGAATTAGCTGATTTTGAGGATATAAAAACTGCCAATGTATTAGTTAAAGATGATGTTGCTTCAGCACCGTATGAAAAAAAAGATACAAGACGAGGCGTAGCAGGAATGTTGTATGCCTATAAAATCGCAGGAGCAGCTGCAGATGAGGGATTAGAATTGTCAGAAGTTGCTGAAATTACTCAGCATGCTTTGGAAAATATAAAAACGATGGGAGTAGCTTTGTCGCCATGTATTGTTCCTGAAGTTGGAAAACCTACTTTCAGTATAGAAGAAAATAAAATAGAGATAGGTATGGGAATACATGGAGAACAGGGAATTGAAGTAAGAGACATGCTAAAAGCAGATGAAATAGCAGATTTAATATTTTCCAAGATAAATGAAGAATTGGCACTGAAATCAGAAGATGAAGTTTCTGTAACTGTAAACGGATTAGGTGCAACTCCTTTAGAAGAACTTTACATTGTATATAACAGAATTTATAAAATTTTAAAAGAAAAAAATGTAAAAATAATAAAACCACATATAGGAGAATTTGCTACTTCTATGGAAATGGGGGGATTATCAATAACAATTTTTAAATTGAATGAGAAAACTAAAAAATTATTATTGAAAGAAGCAATTACACCATTTTATACTAATGTAAATAAGTAA
- the hrcA gene encoding heat-inducible transcriptional repressor HrcA has product MNEREQLILKAIIKHYLEFGESVGSRTLEKKYSIGVSSATIRNTMADLEDKGLIAKTHTSSGRIPTSEGYKLYVEELIKIRDISTEAKAKVVEAYNKKMNQIDMIFEETSRLLSKISKYAGVVLEPTIRQEGIRKVQLVHINDTNIMAVIIMDSFLTKNLNIFLENPLKEQEVQNINVILNEEIRKSPNFTLSDLEKFLMNTDLFVPEDFQEDKILNEGKLFFEGGSNLIENNTSDVMKIIDRVRFFNNPEDMKQIFLQFIQTNQFKDGEVNVIFGEDLDIAGLEDFSFVFSVYTMGDAKGIMGVIGPKRMKYSETVGLVEYVSEEVKQLLQKNK; this is encoded by the coding sequence ATGAATGAGAGAGAGCAATTGATACTAAAAGCAATCATTAAGCATTATCTTGAATTCGGTGAAAGTGTAGGTTCAAGAACTCTGGAAAAGAAATATAGTATAGGAGTTTCTTCAGCCACAATAAGAAATACGATGGCGGATCTTGAGGATAAAGGCCTGATTGCTAAAACTCACACATCTTCCGGAAGAATTCCGACAAGTGAAGGATATAAATTATATGTGGAGGAACTTATTAAGATAAGGGATATATCTACAGAAGCAAAGGCTAAAGTAGTTGAAGCATATAATAAGAAAATGAACCAGATAGATATGATATTTGAAGAAACTTCAAGGCTACTGTCAAAGATAAGCAAGTATGCAGGAGTCGTGCTAGAACCTACTATAAGGCAGGAAGGAATAAGAAAAGTACAGCTAGTACATATAAATGATACAAATATTATGGCTGTTATAATTATGGATTCATTTCTGACTAAAAATCTCAACATATTTCTGGAAAATCCTCTTAAAGAACAGGAGGTACAGAATATAAATGTGATTTTAAATGAAGAAATAAGAAAAAGTCCAAATTTTACTTTATCTGATTTAGAAAAGTTTCTTATGAATACAGATTTATTTGTACCGGAAGATTTCCAAGAGGATAAAATATTAAATGAGGGGAAATTATTTTTTGAGGGTGGTTCAAATTTAATTGAGAATAATACTTCAGATGTTATGAAAATAATAGACAGAGTAAGATTTTTTAACAATCCTGAAGATATGAAACAGATATTTCTACAGTTTATTCAGACAAATCAGTTTAAAGATGGTGAAGTAAATGTCATCTTTGGTGAAGATCTGGATATTGCCGGACTTGAAGATTTTTCATTTGTATTTTCCGTTTATACGATGGGCGATGCCAAGGGAATAATGGGAGTAATTGGTCCGAAACGGATGAAATATTCAGAAACGGTGGGACTTGTAGAATATGTTTCAGAAGAAGTGAAGCAGTTATTGCAAAAAAATAAATAA
- a CDS encoding class II aldolase/adducin family protein, whose protein sequence is MLENLKREVIKAAQDGQRLDLCKHKSGNFSIRDKETGYVVVTPSGVNREELTEDDICVLTVDGELIEVKNNRKPSSETMMHLEVYKTRADIMAIVHTHSKMATSFAVLNKPIPAIIYEVATFGLKDAVVPVAPYARPGTVELAKSVIEPVKRADIFLLEKHGVVACGTDMYEAFLRAQYVEELAEVYYYTLLINKGNEPDSFSPEELESWKYPEKLEKN, encoded by the coding sequence ATGTTGGAAAATTTGAAAAGAGAAGTTATAAAAGCAGCACAAGATGGACAAAGATTAGACCTGTGCAAACATAAGTCAGGAAATTTTAGTATAAGAGATAAGGAGACAGGATACGTAGTAGTAACGCCATCAGGAGTAAATAGAGAAGAATTGACAGAAGACGATATCTGTGTATTAACGGTAGATGGTGAATTAATAGAAGTAAAAAATAACAGAAAACCATCAAGTGAAACAATGATGCATTTAGAAGTTTATAAAACAAGGGCAGATATAATGGCAATTGTTCATACTCATTCAAAAATGGCAACATCTTTTGCAGTATTAAATAAACCTATACCGGCAATTATATACGAGGTTGCAACATTCGGGTTAAAAGATGCTGTTGTACCGGTAGCACCCTATGCAAGACCTGGAACTGTAGAACTGGCTAAGAGTGTAATTGAGCCTGTAAAAAGAGCAGATATATTTTTGCTTGAAAAACATGGGGTTGTAGCCTGCGGCACAGATATGTACGAAGCTTTTTTAAGAGCACAGTATGTAGAAGAACTGGCAGAAGTTTACTACTACACTTTATTAATAAATAAAGGCAATGAACCGGACAGTTTTTCTCCAGAAGAACTGGAAAGTTGGAAATATCCGGAAAAATTAGAAAAGAACTAG
- a CDS encoding DUF956 family protein — MNSKVIFSTKANSLSGIFGNKNGNILIGNKAFEFYNARNPEDYIQIPWDEIEKVRAQLFFKDRYIRGFFIDTKNSGTYNFVVSEAGKSLKIMRDFIGNEKIVRSKPVLSLKNIFKRKKSDNSKK, encoded by the coding sequence ATGAATTCAAAAGTAATATTCTCAACAAAGGCAAATTCCCTGAGTGGAATATTTGGAAATAAAAATGGAAATATTCTGATAGGAAACAAGGCCTTCGAGTTTTATAATGCCCGTAATCCTGAAGATTATATACAGATTCCGTGGGATGAAATAGAGAAAGTAAGAGCCCAACTCTTTTTTAAGGACAGATATATAAGAGGATTTTTTATTGATACAAAAAATTCCGGAACGTATAACTTTGTTGTCAGTGAAGCTGGAAAATCATTAAAAATAATGAGAGATTTTATAGGAAATGAAAAAATTGTCAGAAGTAAACCTGTTCTTTCATTAAAAAATATCTTTAAAAGAAAGAAATCTGATAATTCTAAAAAATAA
- a CDS encoding PTS galactitol transporter subunit IIC — MFGNILNYILGLGAAIFLPVIMIIIGLIIKMKFKRAIASGLTLGVAFTGMNVVLGFMFDTISPVASAFVEKTGIQLNIIDVGWSPMSAIAWAWPYALFMFPLQIGINLLMLIFKQTDILNVDLWNVWGKIFTATMVAAITGNIILGFVAAAIQVIVELKIGEATQKRTQEITGIPGVTCTHYMTLQCVIMEPVNKLLDYIPLFKKENANADKLKDKIGIFGENSVMGFIIGGLIAILAGYSVKDTLNVAIKVGTALVLFPMVAKLFMQALAPIADAASEFMKNKFKDREIYIGLDWPFMAGQSELWVVAILLVPIELLLAVVLSKMGISNVLPLAGIVNVVVVVPAMIVSKKNLLKMLILSILYTPIYLLVSSSFAPYATELAKATKAIEIPAGQMITYFGVEAPFFRWAVANGLAAKIPGIIALILFFGLFYIFVKNMKKQNR, encoded by the coding sequence ATGTTTGGAAATATTTTAAACTATATTTTAGGATTGGGAGCAGCAATCTTTTTACCGGTAATAATGATAATAATAGGATTAATAATAAAAATGAAATTTAAAAGAGCGATAGCTTCTGGGCTTACATTAGGAGTTGCTTTTACTGGAATGAATGTAGTGTTAGGTTTTATGTTTGATACTATAAGTCCTGTCGCTTCAGCTTTTGTAGAAAAGACAGGAATTCAATTAAATATAATTGATGTAGGATGGTCACCAATGTCAGCAATTGCATGGGCATGGCCTTATGCTTTATTTATGTTTCCTTTACAGATAGGTATTAATCTTCTAATGCTTATCTTTAAACAGACCGATATATTGAATGTAGATTTATGGAATGTATGGGGAAAAATTTTCACTGCAACAATGGTGGCGGCAATAACAGGAAATATTATATTAGGTTTTGTTGCAGCGGCAATTCAAGTTATAGTTGAATTAAAAATAGGAGAAGCTACTCAAAAAAGAACTCAGGAAATAACAGGAATACCAGGAGTTACTTGTACTCATTATATGACGCTTCAATGTGTAATAATGGAACCAGTAAACAAATTATTAGATTATATTCCTTTATTTAAAAAAGAAAATGCAAATGCAGATAAATTAAAAGATAAAATAGGAATTTTCGGAGAAAATAGCGTTATGGGATTCATTATAGGTGGACTTATAGCAATTCTTGCAGGTTATTCTGTAAAAGATACATTAAATGTGGCTATAAAAGTAGGAACAGCTCTAGTATTATTTCCTATGGTAGCTAAATTATTTATGCAAGCTCTTGCTCCAATTGCAGATGCTGCATCAGAATTTATGAAAAATAAATTTAAAGATAGAGAAATCTATATTGGATTAGACTGGCCATTTATGGCAGGACAATCTGAATTATGGGTTGTTGCCATATTATTAGTTCCTATAGAATTGCTTTTAGCTGTTGTTCTTTCAAAAATGGGAATAAGTAATGTATTACCATTGGCAGGAATAGTAAATGTAGTAGTTGTAGTACCAGCAATGATTGTTTCAAAAAAGAATCTATTAAAAATGTTAATTTTAAGCATTTTATATACTCCAATTTATTTATTGGTTTCCAGTAGTTTCGCTCCATATGCAACTGAACTTGCAAAAGCAACAAAAGCAATAGAAATACCAGCTGGACAAATGATAACATACTTTGGCGTAGAAGCTCCGTTTTTCAGATGGGCAGTAGCAAATGGGCTAGCTGCTAAAATACCAGGAATTATAGCATTAATATTATTTTTTGGATTGTTCTATATATTTGTAAAGAATATGAAAAAACAAAATCGATAA
- the dnaK gene encoding molecular chaperone DnaK, with protein sequence MSKIIGIDLGTTNSCVAVMEGGNFSIIPNSDGGRTTPSVVNIKDNGEIIVGEIAKRQAITNPDSTVISIKTQMGSDYKVNIHGKDYTPQEISAMILKKLKKDAEAYLGEDVKEAVITVPAYFTDAQRQATKDAGEIAGLTVKRIINEPTAAALSYGLDKKKEEKVLVFDLGGGTFDVSVLEIGDGVVEVISTSGNNHLGGDNFDQKVIDWLADEFKKETGIDLRNDKMAIQRLKDAAEDAKKKLSTTLETQISLPFITMDATGPKHLEKKLTRAAFDELTKDLVEATKGPVKQALEDANLSPNEIDEVLLVGGSTRIPAVQEWVKSYLGKEPNKSINPDEVVAAGAAIQGGVLMGDVKDVLLLDVTPLSLGIETAGGVFTKMIERNTTIPVKKSQVFSTYADNQTAVTIVVLQGERARAADNHKLGDFNLEGIPAAPRGIPQIEVTFDIDANGIVHVSAKDLGTGKENQVTISGSSNLSKDDIEKMKKDAEAHEAEDAKFKELVEARNQADQLILATEKTIKENEDKLQGTEKADIEKAIEELKKAKDGDNIEEIRKGIEELSKVSQGFATRLYQDAQAQAQAQQAQGGDSAQGNSANDDVQDAEVVD encoded by the coding sequence ATGAGTAAAATAATAGGAATAGATTTAGGGACAACAAACAGCTGCGTGGCAGTAATGGAAGGTGGAAATTTTTCAATAATACCAAATTCTGATGGAGGAAGAACTACACCGTCAGTTGTAAATATAAAGGATAACGGAGAAATAATAGTAGGGGAAATTGCTAAAAGACAGGCAATTACAAATCCTGATTCAACAGTAATTTCAATAAAAACACAAATGGGATCAGACTATAAAGTAAATATTCATGGAAAAGATTATACACCACAGGAAATTTCAGCAATGATACTGAAAAAACTGAAAAAGGATGCGGAAGCTTATCTTGGTGAAGATGTTAAGGAAGCAGTTATTACAGTGCCTGCATACTTTACAGATGCACAGAGACAGGCTACAAAAGATGCAGGAGAAATTGCAGGACTTACAGTAAAAAGAATTATAAATGAGCCAACAGCGGCTGCATTGTCTTATGGATTAGATAAGAAAAAGGAAGAAAAAGTATTAGTATTTGACTTAGGTGGAGGAACATTTGACGTATCTGTACTTGAAATTGGTGACGGAGTAGTGGAAGTTATATCAACTTCCGGAAACAACCACTTAGGAGGAGATAACTTTGACCAGAAAGTTATTGACTGGTTGGCAGATGAGTTTAAAAAAGAAACAGGAATAGATTTAAGAAATGATAAAATGGCAATTCAGAGATTGAAAGATGCTGCAGAAGATGCAAAGAAAAAATTGTCTACAACATTGGAAACACAAATTTCATTACCATTCATCACAATGGATGCTACAGGACCTAAACACTTGGAGAAAAAACTTACAAGAGCGGCATTTGATGAATTAACAAAAGATTTAGTAGAAGCAACTAAAGGACCGGTTAAACAGGCGTTAGAAGATGCAAACTTAAGTCCTAATGAAATAGATGAAGTGTTATTGGTAGGAGGATCTACAAGAATACCTGCAGTTCAGGAATGGGTAAAATCTTACTTAGGAAAAGAACCTAACAAATCAATAAACCCTGATGAAGTTGTTGCGGCAGGAGCGGCAATTCAAGGTGGAGTATTGATGGGAGATGTAAAAGATGTACTGTTACTTGATGTAACTCCATTATCATTAGGAATTGAAACAGCAGGTGGAGTATTTACAAAGATGATTGAAAGAAATACTACAATTCCAGTAAAGAAATCTCAGGTGTTCTCAACATACGCAGATAACCAGACAGCTGTTACAATAGTTGTATTACAAGGTGAAAGAGCAAGAGCTGCAGATAACCATAAATTAGGTGATTTCAACTTGGAAGGAATTCCTGCTGCACCAAGAGGAATACCTCAAATAGAAGTAACATTTGATATTGATGCGAACGGAATTGTACATGTTTCTGCAAAAGACTTAGGAACTGGAAAAGAAAATCAGGTAACAATTTCAGGTTCATCTAACTTATCTAAAGATGACATAGAAAAAATGAAAAAAGACGCAGAAGCTCATGAAGCAGAAGATGCTAAGTTTAAAGAACTTGTTGAAGCTAGAAACCAGGCTGACCAGTTAATATTAGCTACTGAAAAAACTATAAAGGAAAATGAGGATAAACTTCAGGGAACTGAAAAAGCTGATATTGAAAAGGCAATCGAAGAACTGAAAAAGGCAAAAGATGGAGATAATATAGAAGAAATCAGAAAAGGTATCGAAGAATTATCTAAAGTATCTCAAGGATTTGCTACAAGATTGTATCAGGATGCACAAGCTCAGGCACAGGCTCAACAGGCACAAGGTGGAGATTCTGCTCAAGGAAATTCAGCAAATGATGATGTTCAGGATGCAGAAGTTGTGGATTAA